The following nucleotide sequence is from Euleptes europaea isolate rEulEur1 chromosome 3, rEulEur1.hap1, whole genome shotgun sequence.
TCTTTTGCTCCCTTTGAAGTGTAAGTATATTACTTTTTCTATTACAAAGTGATTTTTTATCAGAAAGGATTTTGCCCCCGTCTCTCTTATGAGCACCCCATACCGCCTCTTTGCCCAAATAATTAGTTTTGTACATATTGAGATGCTGCCCTCTAAATGTTTGCAGTTTAGAAGTTTTGGTATTGTCTGAAAGTGATCTTCTGTATTGCCACACATTTCCTCTCTCTTCTGGATATGCAAATTTCTTCAGATTTCTTCTCACCAAGCTTTCTTTATTCCGCCGGATAGGCCCAGAACTACTAGATTCATTATGTTCTGTTCTCATGGCTTTGTTATTCTCTGAATGTCTTTTAATTTTGCATTTCTGTCTGTTTAAATGTTCTTGTGAATGCTGAGTATTATTGTACGTTCTGGAAACCAAGTCAACACTACTTAAGTTTGAAGAGTTTGTAACAGTACTACATGGTCTTTCTGAAGTTTTCAGTTTTTCTTTACTTGCAGTATGTTTCTTCAGCCCCCTCTTTAAGGTGTGAGTTGGTCCTTTAATTATGTGAGTTTCACTCGAATctcttttaattttatatttttcattttttttactagGTTTGTTTACCATACTTCTATGCCGGAGGGTATCTGACATTGCTTTGTCGACCACTGATTCTCTTCGAATCCTCTCTTTGTTAGATAATTCTCTTTTACAGGCAGATCTTATAGATTCCCCCTTTGAGTAACCGCTTCCTGAATACAACAGTTCTTGACTTTTAGAAACCAATGTTGCACATTTTTGGTTGCACAATTCAATCTGAACCTTTTCTGGCAGTTCTTCTGTCCTCTGCTTTTTTTTATTAAGTTTCAGAGACTCTAATTTCTCTAACGAAGGAACTGGAAtaagttctttttcttctttcaatgGCTTACACTCCTTTTCTTGAAAGTCATTTTCTCTGTGTACAAAGGTTTTACTGCAAATTTTGTTATTTTCATCTTCTGAAGGAAGGTTATTGCTGAAAGGATATATAGTCTGCTGTTGACTGTTTAATAAACAATCAGTACTAGAAGTATCATTAGTTTCTGGTTCCTCTTTAATTGTAATTTCAGATGGCAAATACTGACCCAATTGCTGCTTTAAAGCAGCCTCTTTATCCAACATACATTGACAAGGGTCCACTACATACTCTAAACCTATCCAACCCTTTAAACAACAATATGACTGACTTGCCGGTTTCTGGACTGTTTCTGCTGAGGTATTTGTGTTCTCACTAAGTATGGTCTGAATATGGCTTTTATTTGTATCTTCTGAAGTTATCAAGATCTTATCGTTTTCTCTATTTTCCAGTTTGTTAGAGGACTGACTACTGTATTCTGGAAACAATTCTTTCATTTGTTGAGGGTTTAATATTGTGATTTTTATTTGGTCCAGAGCATGATTTGCATCAGAGTTCTGTCCACAAGTTTCAGTCTCTTGTCCATCTTTTATATAGATTAATTTAGTTGCAGAATCttcatttccagttttttttaatacctTGGAATCATCAATTCCATAAGGAAATTCTTTTAAGAGTTCAGTCAGCTGATCGTTTGGCAATGTCAGTGCGATGTCAATATTGTTCACGGAATGTGCTTGATTCTCATCACTTGGTACATACTCTTGGATACTCTGTGTGCTACCCTCATCAACAATACTGTTTCCAGGTACCTTTTGGTTACCAGTGGCCGAATCTGCGCTGTGAACATCATTGCAAGATATATTTTGCTCAGTATCCTTTCCAGAATTAGGATTACATAAGTCAGTGTTGTTTTCTTCCTCAGAATCTCTTTCATTCACCTCATCTGAAACCTTACCACTTTGGGGTACCTTTGAACATGGTAAGTTTAACAGTTTTTCTGCAGCGGCCTTTGATTGGGGACCTAGTGATGGTAACAAGACATCTCCCACAGATGTGCTCCCATTTATTTCAGAGTCTCTTTTCCAGTGGCTCAACTGTTGTTCTTTATTATATGAATCAGGCCTCTGGTCCTCTGAAGAGGTGTTATTTTCTGCTTTAGATTTCAAAGAACTAGTATTAAAGATACTAGCTATTTGTGAATTATAAAATGCATCCCCTTGAACTAAAGTACACACGCTGGATATCTGCAATATGTTTTTATTCAGTACAGAATCTTCTGGTTCTACCATATCTGGACTGGTTTTAGGAGCACACTTTTGAGAAACTGGACTTGTGCTATCATTATCAGTTCCTGGTAGAAAACAGTCTCTAGAATAGAGTGGCGGTATATTTTTCCCCAGTTCTAAAGGACCAGTTAGCCCCTGGTTTGGATCACAAGAGCAGTCTGTTCCAATTTCAGCTCTCTGTATTCCATTTTTCCCGGTggatttggccatcttctgtggcATACCTGAATGTACATCCTTGACAGTACCACAGCAATCTGATGGAGAACAAGCAgttatttttattggtttatcAGCATCTGACACTGTGAGAACACATTTATATAAACTGTGTACACTGCCTTCTTCAATAACTGGATACACTGTTTCCAATATAGAAGATACTTTCTTTTCCTGCACTTCATTTTGAAGTCCCTCTTTAGAAAGTATTAAGGGAGAAACAATAGCTATTTGAGGTTCAGAGCTCTTCAGTGAACTAGAACTCATGGTATCAAGCTTTTGTCCAAGAGATGAAGGAACAGAAGACAGACTCGGTTCATTCTTTCCAACTGCAACACTAGATTTCTCACAGTCTGTTAATGCATTtgggaagcttttcatagcacagGCTCTCTCTTTATCCTCTACTATATCTAATGGGAATGAATTAGTTGTTGATTTTGATTTTTCACCTAAGTGTTCATTTAGAGATGCAGAACAGCTTTTCCTCCACAAAGCAAGACTTGTTTCTAGCTCCTCGAAAGAACAAGTTCTTTCCACAGTACAAGAATTCCCAGTAACTGAGGACCTCTGAACTATTCCTGCTTCTGGAACAGTGACAGCAAGAGAGGATGAGTTAGAGCTATCATTTCCACTGTTCCAAGAGGTAATGCTGTTATCAGGTGCTCGGAGACAATTGTCTTTATTCTGCTGGATAAATTCAGATCTAAAATTCTGGAAATTTTCACTTCCTTTTTTTGCTATTCTTTCTCTTAACTGTGAAGATGCACTTGACGCAGTTGGATTTTGAACTGAAACTACACTCTGACGATTAGTCAGTATTTTATTAATAAGCATTCTTATTTTATCCTTGTTCGACATGAAGGACATTTTAATTAACTGATCCTTGCTCAACGCAGAAGTTTGTTCGAAACGTGGCCTGACATCCGTGGATGTCAAAGGCCCTTGGGTAGAAACAGTTTGTGACATTTTAGGGCTAAGCCTGGAAGCTCTCTCCATATCATTCACACTGGTTTCAGACTTGGcacatttggaatctaagacagAATCAGAGGAATTCTTCTCATGGATGACCAACTGTTTATTCTGATTTCCCTCAGTACCTGCAACATGCATATTAAGCAACATCTCTTCATCAGAAGTACCTTTAAGTAAATCCCGAAGAATCGGATGTAAGTGACTCTTTGTCCTCAGTGGCAATGAGGAACTGTCTTGGATCTGACTGGAGCGACGGGCAAGAAGTGAAGGTGGCTGATTTTGAGTGTTGTCATGTGGCAGTAAGGAGGCAAGTTTCTGAGTCGCATCATGTGAGGGAAGTGAAAATGTTTGCTGAGTGGCTTGCAGCAATGCAGCAGGTTGCTGATTGGTATTAGATGAAGGAGGTGAAAGATCAGGATTGTGCATAGTGGGATCAGATGTTTTTGACTTCTGTTCTGCAG
It contains:
- the RESF1 gene encoding retroelement silencing factor 1; this translates as MDWTVSPLHTANLQARNFQVQGMYHSQQPASGFSQASTSTENFSIYTGNDQVIRTHSSTENMVANELPSPNNVGSNNFQPPFLKASVPNTGFGTTQNFVALHPPIQLSNLTVQMTPGMAKNTWPNSNVYTFSPVAPQFSTGNTVQRPPNPYMASSMYNNRPQKICSKSVQAFVFRGNINSSRSKRFPMLVPKYRHTDSQTHATVSPNQVSSHFLNSQPNSSCLTFPSGQNIQNQINDMNSASTTAVQSQQYASNCVYSPYTIPTHYAAQVIPQATNTNLPPPPYAVPPIQINHGEFVLPQPVQNTSKESVQNPQNLELNQSSGSYSVQGFQTLESVPISRETNEVGGAADSRHGHSAENQPSDELTESAVEALKSICNNLQIPGTIPLDKTSAPQTTSITIQDNISKSSGNVLYSLIKSKPITKESLELDWQKILAITKKRDILQATYKLKQQLFESAEQKSKTSDPTMHNPDLSPPSSNTNQQPAALLQATQQTFSLPSHDATQKLASLLPHDNTQNQPPSLLARRSSQIQDSSSLPLRTKSHLHPILRDLLKGTSDEEMLLNMHVAGTEGNQNKQLVIHEKNSSDSVLDSKCAKSETSVNDMERASRLSPKMSQTVSTQGPLTSTDVRPRFEQTSALSKDQLIKMSFMSNKDKIRMLINKILTNRQSVVSVQNPTASSASSQLRERIAKKGSENFQNFRSEFIQQNKDNCLRAPDNSITSWNSGNDSSNSSSLAVTVPEAGIVQRSSVTGNSCTVERTCSFEELETSLALWRKSCSASLNEHLGEKSKSTTNSFPLDIVEDKERACAMKSFPNALTDCEKSSVAVGKNEPSLSSVPSSLGQKLDTMSSSSLKSSEPQIAIVSPLILSKEGLQNEVQEKKVSSILETVYPVIEEGSVHSLYKCVLTVSDADKPIKITACSPSDCCGTVKDVHSGMPQKMAKSTGKNGIQRAEIGTDCSCDPNQGLTGPLELGKNIPPLYSRDCFLPGTDNDSTSPVSQKCAPKTSPDMVEPEDSVLNKNILQISSVCTLVQGDAFYNSQIASIFNTSSLKSKAENNTSSEDQRPDSYNKEQQLSHWKRDSEINGSTSVGDVLLPSLGPQSKAAAEKLLNLPCSKVPQSGKVSDEVNERDSEEENNTDLCNPNSGKDTEQNISCNDVHSADSATGNQKVPGNSIVDEGSTQSIQEYVPSDENQAHSVNNIDIALTLPNDQLTELLKEFPYGIDDSKVLKKTGNEDSATKLIYIKDGQETETCGQNSDANHALDQIKITILNPQQMKELFPEYSSQSSNKLENRENDKILITSEDTNKSHIQTILSENTNTSAETVQKPASQSYCCLKGWIGLEYVVDPCQCMLDKEAALKQQLGQYLPSEITIKEEPETNDTSSTDCLLNSQQQTIYPFSNNLPSEDENNKICSKTFVHRENDFQEKECKPLKEEKELIPVPSLEKLESLKLNKKKQRTEELPEKVQIELCNQKCATLVSKSQELLYSGSGYSKGESIRSACKRELSNKERIRRESVVDKAMSDTLRHRSMVNKPSKKNEKYKIKRDSSETHIIKGPTHTLKRGLKKHTASKEKLKTSERPCSTVTNSSNLSSVDLVSRTYNNTQHSQEHLNRQKCKIKRHSENNKAMRTEHNESSSSGPIRRNKESLVRRNLKKFAYPEERGNVWQYRRSLSDNTKTSKLQTFRGQHLNMYKTNYLGKEAVWGAHKRDGGKILSDKKSLCNRKSNILTLQREQKKNYLNKVAFKQTERSICLTNLEQSPSKSVWHVKSSTAEEHPGDEKNYTPCSQQSEVTKTPMLEFKMCPEIVFRNLVSEEVPEVKKLPEKEATPVAAVKSKREDWLNCLPPKKRKIDEVATQVEDHIPQKSNATFETYKKMHLEKRSRSLDSSPLN